The Ornithorhynchus anatinus isolate Pmale09 chromosome X5, mOrnAna1.pri.v4, whole genome shotgun sequence nucleotide sequence aacagtgcttagcacatagtctgCTCTTCACCAatacccggcgcttagaccagggcttaACACGCAGtcggcgcttcaccaatacccggcgcttagaccagggcttagcacactgtTGGCGCTTCACCAATAACCGGCGCTTAGATCAGGGCTTAGCACGCAGTCGATGCTTCACCAAtaaccagcgcttagaccagggcttaGCATGCGGTAGGCGCTTCATCAATaaccatgcagcgtggctcagtggaaagagcacggactttggagtcagggctcatgagttcgaatcccagctctgccacttgtcggctgtgtgaccgtgggcaagtcacttcacttctctgggcctcagttccctcatctgtaaaatggggattaagactgtgagccccacgtgggacaacctgattcccctatgtctaccccggcgcttagaacaatgcttggcacatagtaagcgcttaacaaataccaacattattattaaccatgtacatcacctcgattctatttagtcgccattgcttttacgagatgttcttccccttgatgctgtttagtgccatcgttctcgtctgtccgtctcccccgattagaccgtgagcccgtcaaacggcggggaccgtctctacctgttgccgacttgttcatcccaagcgcttagtacagtgctctgcacctagtaagcgctcaataaatactattgaatgaatgaatgaaccagcgcttagaccagggcttagcacgcagtcggcgcttcaccaatacccggcgcttagaccagggcttaGCACGCAGTCGGTGCTTCACCAATATccggtgcttagcccagtgctaagcacacagtcagcgcttcaccaatacctgGCGCTTAGACCAGAGTTtagcacacagtcggcgcttcaCCAAtaaccagcgcttagaccagggcttaGCACGCAGTCGGCGCTTCATCGATaaccagcgcttaggccagggtTTAGCATGCAGtcggcgcttcaccaatacccggcgcttagaccagggcttaGCACGCAGTCGGTGCTTCACCAATATCcgatgcttagcccagtgctaagcacacagtcggcgcttcaCCAAtaaccagcgcttagaccagggcttaACACGCAGtcggcgcttcaccaatacccggcgcttagaccagagtttagcacacagtcggcgcttcaCCGATAACCGGCGCTTAGGCCAGGGTTTAGCACCCAGTCGGCGCTTAGGAAGCCACCGTGGTTAATGAAGTGAcgcgggaggcgggggaggcggtTCCCCTTCGCCTCAGGGCCCCGGGTCGTCGAGCTCCCTCATGGCCGCCGAGGGAGGTCACGTGCCAAGGGGCGGGGCGGGAAAGCCCCGATCACGTGGCGGGGGCGTACCACGTGCCAAGGGGCGGGGCGGATCAcgtgccgggggcgggcgggtcacgtgccgggggggccggcgggcggtGACGGACGGGCGCGCGGGCCAATGGGCGGCGAGGCGCCCGGCCGGAAGCGGGCGGGTCACGtgagggggggtcgggggggcggggcgtcgGCGGCGCCATCTTGGCGGCGGAGCAGGAAGTGGCGGCGGAGCCCGGAGCGCCCGCCGGTccggcccggtccggtccggtcccgccccgcccccccccgcgcgcccccctCCGTGCCCGCCGCCCGGGGGCCGGTGCGCAGGCGCGGaggatgcagcagcagcagccgccgccgccgcagcagccgcagcagccgcagcagcagcagcctccggggcgggtgggggcgggggcggcgggcgggggtccggggggcccggggggcccggggggcccgtgCCTGCGGCGGGAGCTGAAGCTGCTGGAGTCCATCTTCCACCGCGGCCACGAGCGGTTCCGCATCGCCAGCGCCTGCCTGGACGAGCTCAGCTGCGAGTTTCTGctggccggggccgccgccgccgccgccgccgggggggcctccggggccgccgcggggcccgccccgccccccccgaccagGGGCCCCGGCGACCCCGTCCGCATCCACTGCAACATCACGGTGAGCGGCGGCCCCGGACTCCCCCcgaggacccccctccccccccccccaataatcactctccatccccatcccccccgctAAGCCCTGTGCTACGTGCTCAGCCCGGTTGAGCTCCTGGCCCGGGACTCGCCAGGGCCCGGATCCCCTCCCCCGCTACCCCaaatccccccaccgcccccttctcctctccccggcctccccccgctaAGCCCTGGGCTATAGGCTCAGCCCTGTCGACTTCCCGGCCCGGGACTTGACAGTTtcagggcccccgccccccccccccgcatccccaACCTTGGgccaccccccctttcctctcccccgacctcccccctccccaaatcccccccACCGAGCCCTGTGCAACGCGCTCAGCCCTGAGTttgaggaccccctccccccttaccCCAAATCCCCCGCACCCCCAGCCTTggacccccccccttctcctctcccccgccccccccccggatccCGCCCCTCTTCGACCCCCTCGGTGACCTccgagaccacccccccgcccatccctgtggcccggggggggggggtccgtcctCAGAGACCCGGCCTGCTAAGCCCCCCcaattcacctccccctcccgtgGGGTATCCAGGAGCACGTGGACACGTGTCCCCCTCCATGTgacccggggagggggcccgccGACCCCCCGGTGGACCCCCCTCCCTGCCGTTGAGCCCTAGATCCCCCCCCAAGAGTCTGTAGACCTGGGGTGACCCTCCAGGAGTgcctaataattattatcatcacagtactttttaagtgcttacgtgcccggcaccgttccaagcgctggggcaggtacaagtcatCATAGTACTCGTttagcgcttattaggtgccgagcactgtcctaagcactagcagattcattcggtagtatttaccgagcgctttgtGCAGAACTCCGtgccaagcgctcggaacggacagctCGGCAACCGATaaggacgatccctgcccgatgccgGGCTCGCAGTCCGAACGATACAGAGTagtcgggctggacgcagtccctgtcccacggggggctcgcggtcttcacccccattttatagaggagggaactgaggcccggagaagtggagggatctgcccaaggtcgcccagcagataaggggcagagcaggggtcggaacccactaggccacgctgcctcgtcCGGGTGCCGGGGGTGCCTGGGTGGCTCTTATCATTCattgttgtacttattgagcacctgctgcgtgtagaccactgtagtaaacgcttgggagagaacgtagCTGTGAGcaagatatatttcctgcccacggcgagcttacgatctaagaGGGGGGGTGACAGACGCgactagaaatcaataaattagagaCGTGGcccggaggggggatgaataataataacgtcggtatccgtgaagcgcttcctacgtgcagggcaccgttctaagcgccgggggagatccagggtcatcgggttgtcccacgtgaggctcgcagtcttcacccccattttgcagatgaggtcactgaggcccagagaagtgaagcgactcgcccgcagtcacccagctgacaagtggcagaggcgggattcgaacccgtggcctcggactccccagcccgggctctcgccactgagccacgctgcttctgggggacgcagaagggagcaggagaagggggaagggggactgagtcagggaaggacccttggaggagatgagccccacgtgggacgggcacggtgtccgacccgattcgcttggatctaccccggtgcttagtacggcgcgcggcacgtagtaagcgctcggcaagtGCCACTGTTATCGttatgggccttcagtaaggtttcagagggagggagggtcagtaTCTGTCGGATTTGACGGAGGAGGGCGGTCCGGGCTCCatccggccggccccggggagccgagatctgggggggggggatcgcgGTGTTGAGGGGGggtccctccttgacccctctcccctccccccccgccggccgTCAGGAGTCGTACCCGGCCGTGCCCCCGATCTGGTCCGTGGAGTCGGATGACCCCAGCCTGGCGGCCGTCCTGGAGCGCCTGGGAGACGTCAGGAAGGGCAACACGCTGGTGAGCACGGTCGGTCATTCAGGcgcacttactgagcgtttaccgtgtgcggagcactggactaggcgcttcgGAGAGGACCGGAGAACGGTAAAcacgggcggggggcggctggcCGGGCAGGGAGGCTCagatggaccccccccccccccggccccttctcccttccaccctctgcggctcccccccgccccccggcctctgaCCCCTCCACCCCGTGGCCCCACAGTTACTGCAGCACCTGAAGCGCATCATCTCGGACCTGTGCAAACTGTACAACCTCCCGCAGCACCCCGACGTCGAAATGCTGGATCAGCCCCTGCCCGCGGAACAGGTGGGCCGCGGccgaggggaggcgggggtggggggcgtccacCTAGGGGCCGGGCGCTCACCCCGGGACCCTCGCCCCTCCCGCAGTGCACCCAGGAAGACGCTTCCTCGGAGGACGAAGATGAGGAGATGCCCGAGGtttggaggggggcgggaggcgggccagaggggcggcgggggggagggggggggttccgggtccgggccgccccccgccgaccgcctccgctcccccgcccaggACACGGAGGACCTGGATCACTacgagatgaaggaggaggagcccgccgagGGCAAGAAGTCGGAGGACGAGGGCATCGGCAAAGAGAACCTGGCCATCCTAGAGAAGATCAAAAAGAACCAGAGGCAAGATTACCTCAACGTAGGTGGCCGCCGGCCTTGGGGGGcgggcccgagggggcgggggcccggggagggcgaggggcggggtgggggctgggtaaCCGGCGgtgcccgccccccctccccacccccacctcgcaGGGCGCCGTGTCCGGCTCCGTGCAGGCCACCGATCGGCTGATGAAGGAACTCAGGGATATTTACCGGTCACAGAGTTTCAAGGGCGGTgagtgcggggcggggggccggggggcttagGCCGGGCCCTTTCCTgccggggggtgggtggagggggcgtCACGGGGCGGGAGGGTTGGTCCCTAATCcccgcaccccctgccccccgcatCCCTCGTGCAGGAAACTATGCAGTTGAGCTGGTGAACGACAGTCTGTACGATTGGGACGTCAAACTCCTCAAGTGAGCgagggagggggcgtggggaggggcaCGGGGGTCGGGGTTAAAGGGGAGGGGGTCCCTGGGGTTCAGGGGAGGAGAccgagccccccaccccgcctccgccGCAGGGTCgaccaggacagtgctctgcacaacgatCTCCAGGTTctcaaagagaaggaaggagccgACTTCATCCTGCTAAACTTCTCCTTTAAAGtgagaccccctccctccccccgacccgtagggtcttgtctgtccgtcccccccgcccgccccccaagaccgtcagctcgctgtgggcagggaaggcgtctgtttGTCGCTGTACCGTCCTCCCCcgggcgctcagtccggtgctcggcacgcggcaGGTgcccagtaagtacgactgagcggatgagtcagaggactggattggcttagtgggtagagcccgggcccgggagtcaggaggtcacgggttctagctcctccgcttgtctggtggtgcgaccttgggcaggtcacttcacttctctgggcccccgttacctggcctgtaaaatggggatcgagtctgtgacCCGGTCGGCTTGTGTCCTCCACCTCAGCGCCGGGTGTACCGCCTCGGCACGCCGTCAGCGCCCAGCCGGTGCCACGGTTATTACTGTCGTTATTGTgaacgtccgtccgtccccccccgccccggttgtccccctctgctccccccggcctgacctctcgtcccttctcccccccgGCAGGATAATTTCCCCTTTGACCCCCCCTTCGTCAGGGTGGTGTCTCCCGTCCTCTCCGGAGGGTGAGTAGCTTGGGGACgacgggcggggtggggggtgccgAGAGCGTCCCCCCGGCCACCTCCCCGTCCCAccttgactcccccccccccccccccgtgtaggTACGTCCTGGGAGGAGGAGCCATCTGCATGGAGCTCCTGACCAAACAGGTGTGTGCGaacccccagcctcctctcccgtcagcccccctccccgccggggcctGGCTCGGGCGGGTGTCTCTCTGGGTTCCGGCCCGCCTGGGCGTCTGCGTGTTCTAGCTCACACGTGTCACTGTGCTCCGGCTCACGTGTGGGTCTCGGGTCCCGGCTCGGGCGCGCGTCGGGTCCGAATCCGGTCGGCGTCTGTGCGTGTGGGTTATTCAGCTCACGCGTGTGTGTTCTGGCCCAGGagcgtgtctctgtgtgtgttctGGTTCGGGTGCCTGCCTGTGTGTTCTGGCCCGGGTGGGTGGGTGTTGGTTCTGGCTCGTGTCATCTGCTGGGGCCCggacgtgtgtctgtgtgttccgGCTTCACGTGTGGGTTTTGTGTGTCTTCCGGCTCAGGCGTGTCcgtctgtgtctgtctgtgttcTGGCTCACTCGTGTGTGTTCTGGCCCAGGCATGTGTCTGTGTGTTCTGGCTCAGGCGtgttgcgtgtgtgtgtttgtgtatgtgtgtctgtgcgtgtgtcCCCCTCCCCAGGGCTGGAGCAGCGCCTACTCCATCGAGTCGGTCATCATGCAGATCAGCGCGACGCTGGTGAAGGGGAAGGCGCGAGTCCAGTTCGGAGCCAATAaagtgagggggccggggggcggggggagtcgcgGCCTGTttctacccctccccccccccccccccacaacaagCAGCAGCACCGCCTTAGCGGAGAGACCCCCGGCCTAgtagtcgggaggacccgggttccggtcccggctccgccccttacctgctgggtgaccttgggaaggtcacttcccttctcctcgcctcatttccctcatctggaaaatgggagtgaacgccgtgagccccagatgggacgcgggccgtgtccgacctgatcggcttgtacgCCCagtacgcttaacaaatacctactggGGCGATTGCAAAGCGCCCTGGTGTGTCCCCGACTTTACTATTCCAACCCTTTTGGTGTTCCCGctattttggggggtggggttggaTATGAAGTGCTTGCTCCGGATCTGTATGTGTAATTATCTAcggtaacgtccgtctccccccctctagactgtaggtttgtcgtgggcagggaaggtgtctgtttactgtccgtagtctactctcccaagcgcttagtacagagctctgcgtggtcagcgctcaataagcaggGTGGACCGACCGCCTGCATCAAGCGCcgttgttaagcgctggggtggaaccgagaagcagcgcgacgtagcggtcagagcccgggcctggggggacgggaggtcgtgggttctaatcccggctccgccacccgcccgctgcctcggttccctcctctggaaaacggggatcgagcccgggagccccacgtggcacagggaccgcgtcccacccgattttgctcgtatccaccccggcgcttagtccggtgcccggcGCCCAGTAGGCGCCTAACGGATGCCCCAGTTGCTGTCGTTATCCCAGTTAATcggtcttccctccccgcccggcccggccccggcctctccccgcttgCAGTCACAGTACAGCTTGACCAGAGCCCAGCAGTCCTACAAGTCCCTCGTGCAGATCCACGAAAAGAACGGtgaggccggggagcgggggatgGGGAGCGGCCAccgaggggggggcggggcagcgaGGAGCTCCGGGGGGGCTGCACCGAATGGGTCGCTTCACCCCCGGCGCGCcgttccggccccccccccgaccgccccGCGACGTCGGCCGCgg carries:
- the UBE2Q1 gene encoding ubiquitin-conjugating enzyme E2 Q1, whose amino-acid sequence is GGPGGPGGPGGPCLRRELKLLESIFHRGHERFRIASACLDELSCEFLLAGAAAAAAAGGASGAAAGPAPPPPTRGPGDPVRIHCNITESYPAVPPIWSVESDDPSLAAVLERLGDVRKGNTLLLQHLKRIISDLCKLYNLPQHPDVEMLDQPLPAEQCTQEDASSEDEDEEMPEDTEDLDHYEMKEEEPAEGKKSEDEGIGKENLAILEKIKKNQRQDYLNGAVSGSVQATDRLMKELRDIYRSQSFKGGNYAVELVNDSLYDWDVKLLKVDQDSALHNDLQVLKEKEGADFILLNFSFKDNFPFDPPFVRVVSPVLSGGYVLGGGAICMELLTKQGWSSAYSIESVIMQISATLVKGKARVQFGANKSQYSLTRAQQSYKSLVQIHEKNGWYTPPKEDG